The nucleotide window GGTTTACTGTACCGCGACGGCAATGAAGAGAAGCCTTTGCCATTTTATGGCGACTGGCACGCCGAGAAGTTTGACAAGTATCGCTATTCGTATGCATTCAAAGGGGCAGGTGGCAATCTGCCAGTCACCAGCGGCTTTCTGGATGGCAAAGGCTGGCGAACCATGCGGGTGAATCGTGGAGCGGACGATCTTCCTGAACGGCTCGCCCAGGCCATGAAGGAAGAAGCCCATGCCTGGTATGTCAGTCGGCTGGTGCCTCTGCTGCAGAGCGACTATCAGTTAACAACGCTCCCAGTCACACAGCGCGACAACAGGCAGATTCTGGGACTGAAGGTGGATCGCAAGCAGTTCAAATCGATGTATCTGTTCTTTGACAAGCAGAAAGGATACCTGACTTATATTGATCGTAAAGTGGCTGACATGGAGAACCAGCAGGAAGCCCTGGTGGAAACCAGTTATCTGAACTTCCGGAAAATGGGAGAGGCGACACTGGCACAGTCCATCACCATGCGACAAGGCAAGAAAATGCTGCTGGAAATTGAAATGGAAAAAGTAGAGCCTAAAACGTTCTTTCCGCCCAAATTCTTTGAGAAACCGCCTGAACCCAAGGATGATTAAAGCGGTTCATTCCGATCTTGCAACAATTGGAAGAATGGCTATCGTCTCCTGCTTCACTTGGAAGTATGGGGGGAGCTACAACCATGTCGTGGTGGTTGCCGTTATTGATTTTTGTGGCTGAAACCTGTGTCGTTACTTTCAGTACCTTGCGCAGCATCTTTGTCGCCCGTGGATTCAAGAAATATGCCGTGTGCATTGGTTTGCTTGAATCTACCATCTGGCTATTCGCCATCGGACAGGTTGTGTCCAACCTGTCGCACTGGCCCTGTTCGGTTGCCTATGCGGTAGGTTTCACCTTTGGTAGCTTCCTTGGTATGTCTATCGAAGAACGGCTGGCCATAGGAACACAAGTGGTACGTATCATCACGAGCAAGCCGCCTGCCCAGTTGATTCACAAACTGAATGAAGCCAACTTTGGTGTAACGCGAGTGGAAGGCGATGGCGCTACCGGACCGGTCAGTGTGATTTTCACCATTGTCAAACGCAATCAGATGAAGGAAGTGGTTCGCATGTTGAGGAAGTTTGATCCTCATCTGTTTTACACGGTGGAAGACATTCGAGCAGCACGTAAAGGGGTTTTCAGGCCGCGCCGATCAGCGTCAGCTTCGCGGATGACATTCAAGCATAAACTGGAACAGGAAACAGTTCAGCTATAACTCGGGGAAATGCTTCCCCTGACCGGTGAATGCAGTAGAATAAGTTGCATGATA belongs to Planctomycetia bacterium and includes:
- a CDS encoding DUF2179 domain-containing protein — protein: MSWWLPLLIFVAETCVVTFSTLRSIFVARGFKKYAVCIGLLESTIWLFAIGQVVSNLSHWPCSVAYAVGFTFGSFLGMSIEERLAIGTQVVRIITSKPPAQLIHKLNEANFGVTRVEGDGATGPVSVIFTIVKRNQMKEVVRMLRKFDPHLFYTVEDIRAARKGVFRPRRSASASRMTFKHKLEQETVQL